TTATTTCATGTGTGAAGTTAAAAGCTTGAAAACAGGTTTGAGAGAAGATGATATCAAATCAAGCGATGTCAATTTCATCAAATCAGAAGTGGTTGAGCTTAATATTAAAAATAAATGCGTTAAACCAATGAATAGGGCAATACATGCATTAATTGAAGCATTGGTAAATTATTCCAGAATAAACATCGTTGATGAAAATACACAAAAATATTTCCTTGAAAGATTTTTGGAATCCGAAAGAGTCATTAAAAGAGTGGGAAATGAAAAGGAAAAGGAATCCATTCAAATATTAAAGGAAGATTTGATAAATCAAGGATTTGAAATTTAAAAAAAAGAAAATAAAGAATAATTAAAAAGAATAAATTAAATTTTAATTAAAATTATTTATTTAAAAATT
The sequence above is drawn from the Methanobrevibacter ruminantium genome and encodes:
- a CDS encoding DUF447 domain-containing protein, which translates into the protein METDLTKIGMYKDQQYEVIITTIDKDGNSNAAPFGLRVLEDNEVFLRIFEGGNTIKNIKDKGEFIVNITNDPLMFTLSTTNTIPEKYLTRISNKTKNNGELAYLTDADAYFMCEVKSLKTGLREDDIKSSDVNFIKSEVVELNIKNKCVKPMNRAIHALIEALVNYSRINIVDENTQKYFLERFLESERVIKRVGNEKEKESIQILKEDLINQGFEI